In a single window of the uncultured Dysgonomonas sp. genome:
- the ltrA gene encoding group II intron reverse transcriptase/maturase, with amino-acid sequence MNDIKTSCASTDQQWNTWLDIDWDKCQIAVDKLQARIVKAQKEGRYGRVKALQWTLTHSFYAKALAVKRVTSNKGSRTAGVDRATWSTPNAKFQAISDLKRRGYTPQPLRRIHIKKSNGKLRPLGIPTMKDRAMQALYLLALEPVAETTADSNSYGFRKGRSTADAREQCFCVLAKRTSPEWIMEGDIKGCFDHISHDWLINNIPMDKLMLKKWLKCGFVFNKELFPTNEGTPQGGIISPTLANMTLDGLQVMLAKKYHKKFVNRTTTYYPKVHLVRYADDFIITGRTKEALEEIKPLVVEFLQERGLTLSEEKTKMTHISEGFDFLGYNIRKYDNGKLLIKPSKEGLKKFMKKIRGIIDSNKGSKQESLIRLMNPVIVGWVNYYKNCVASDTFRKADYLIYEKLQQWARRRHPKKGRTWVSDRYFTRIKNRNWCFVANFKKKGKDDRIVLKRLYDTKITRYVKVKAESNPFDPEWDTYFKKRKEYKMLKNLNDTKPLLYLWKKQKGICPLCGEPIDIDDSWGTTEKKTTPEKQNYLVHDSCRRKNDQLKRCNNELVSSK; translated from the coding sequence ATGAACGACATTAAAACATCGTGTGCATCTACTGACCAACAGTGGAACACTTGGCTCGATATTGATTGGGACAAGTGCCAAATTGCGGTTGATAAGCTACAGGCGCGTATTGTAAAAGCTCAGAAAGAAGGCAGATACGGCAGAGTGAAAGCTTTGCAGTGGACGCTGACGCATTCGTTTTATGCCAAAGCATTGGCTGTAAAACGTGTTACATCTAATAAAGGCAGTCGAACTGCGGGAGTAGATCGTGCAACATGGTCAACTCCAAATGCTAAATTTCAGGCAATCAGTGATCTGAAAAGACGAGGGTACACTCCCCAACCGCTAAGACGGATACATATTAAAAAGAGTAATGGAAAATTAAGACCTCTTGGTATTCCTACAATGAAGGACAGAGCAATGCAAGCATTATATCTGCTGGCATTAGAGCCTGTTGCTGAAACCACGGCAGACAGTAATTCTTACGGATTCCGTAAAGGAAGAAGTACTGCTGATGCAAGAGAACAATGTTTCTGTGTATTGGCAAAGAGAACCTCTCCCGAATGGATTATGGAAGGAGATATTAAAGGATGCTTTGACCATATCAGCCATGACTGGCTCATCAACAATATTCCAATGGATAAGCTGATGTTAAAGAAATGGCTTAAATGTGGCTTTGTGTTCAATAAAGAACTGTTTCCGACAAACGAAGGAACACCTCAAGGGGGGATTATTTCTCCAACTCTGGCTAATATGACTTTGGATGGATTGCAAGTTATGCTTGCAAAGAAGTATCATAAAAAGTTCGTAAACAGAACAACAACCTATTATCCAAAAGTTCATTTGGTACGTTATGCAGACGATTTTATCATCACAGGCAGAACCAAAGAAGCTTTGGAAGAAATCAAACCATTGGTAGTAGAGTTTCTTCAAGAAAGAGGGCTTACCCTCTCAGAAGAAAAGACGAAGATGACTCACATAAGCGAAGGCTTTGATTTTCTTGGGTATAACATCCGTAAATACGATAATGGTAAACTTCTGATCAAACCATCTAAGGAAGGTCTAAAGAAATTCATGAAGAAAATCCGAGGAATTATTGATTCCAACAAGGGCAGTAAACAAGAATCTCTTATACGGCTAATGAATCCTGTAATCGTAGGTTGGGTAAATTACTACAAAAACTGTGTAGCATCGGACACCTTCAGAAAAGCTGATTACTTGATATACGAAAAGTTGCAGCAATGGGCAAGAAGAAGGCATCCCAAGAAAGGAAGAACTTGGGTTTCGGACAGGTATTTTACAAGAATCAAAAACAGAAACTGGTGCTTTGTAGCGAATTTCAAGAAGAAAGGAAAAGATGACAGGATCGTCCTTAAACGCTTGTATGATACAAAGATCACTCGCTATGTGAAAGTGAAAGCCGAATCGAATCCATTTGACCCTGAATGGGATACTTACTTCAAAAAGAGAAAAGAGTACAAAATGCTCAAAAATCTCAATGATACAAAGCCCTTGCTGTATCTATGGAAAAAGCAAAAAGGAATATGTCCTTTATGTGGAGAGCCAATTGACATAGATGATTCTTGGGGTACTACTGAAAAGAAAACCACCCCGGAAAAGCAGAATTATTTAGTGCATGATAGCTGTCGCAGAAAGAATGACCAATTAAAAAGATGTAACAATGAGCTGGTTTCTAGTAAATAG
- a CDS encoding fimbrillin family protein has product MKKFFFLTAITVSLFSFNSCSNDDDPVAPTGGDAVLKIQAGISAIDVISTKASVVSAFPEGTNIGLFVTSGSLGDNNNSYKENDNAVSVFRQGIWYQTPEIRLTGDNATVYAYYPYSSNNTDGRSIFVDHATQQDYMYGTHTPGQAAINKDNPDVALTMKHAMALIQFNISKFNYPWSGKLTRIEIANADKKTIIYNEGTMDISTGIIKNTEGKNRPATMQTYSDVHPLLTIPEKPFQSEADFLKVFVLPVSSTGTEGDVVFKFTIDERIYTWKVPAKTAWKGGTKNTYTVTISGSSLKIGNVNISDWTGGISANLIITD; this is encoded by the coding sequence ATGAAAAAGTTCTTTTTTCTGACAGCCATTACTGTCTCTCTATTCAGTTTCAACAGTTGCAGTAACGATGATGATCCGGTAGCTCCAACAGGTGGAGATGCCGTCCTAAAGATTCAGGCAGGCATCTCGGCAATAGATGTTATCAGTACAAAGGCATCCGTTGTATCCGCATTTCCTGAAGGAACCAATATCGGTTTGTTTGTTACATCGGGTAGCCTTGGGGATAACAATAATTCGTACAAAGAAAATGACAATGCGGTCTCTGTTTTCAGACAGGGAATCTGGTATCAAACACCCGAGATCAGGCTAACAGGAGATAATGCCACTGTCTATGCTTATTATCCATACAGTAGTAACAATACCGATGGCAGATCTATTTTTGTGGATCACGCTACCCAACAGGATTATATGTATGGAACACATACTCCGGGACAAGCTGCCATCAACAAGGATAATCCGGACGTAGCACTAACGATGAAGCATGCAATGGCTTTGATCCAGTTTAATATCAGTAAGTTCAATTATCCATGGTCTGGAAAACTTACCCGTATTGAAATAGCCAATGCCGATAAGAAAACGATAATATACAACGAAGGGACAATGGATATCTCAACCGGTATTATCAAGAATACGGAAGGAAAGAATAGACCTGCTACTATGCAAACTTATTCGGATGTTCATCCGCTTTTGACTATTCCTGAAAAACCATTTCAATCGGAAGCTGACTTTCTGAAAGTCTTTGTTCTACCTGTAAGTTCAACAGGTACTGAAGGAGATGTTGTTTTTAAGTTTACGATCGATGAACGGATCTATACATGGAAAGTTCCTGCAAAAACGGCTTGGAAAGGTGGAACTAAAAACACCTATACGGTAACAATAAGCGGTTCGAGCCTGAAGATCGGGAATGTAAATATTTCGGATTGGACAGGCGGTATTTCGGCAAACCTAATCATTACCGACTAA
- a CDS encoding DUF4141 domain-containing protein codes for MKSKIFMLCISLVLFTSNISAQWTVWDPSNFTQSIVNTSKQIVQTSSTASNMVKNFQEVQKVYNQGKQYYDALKAVNGLVKDAKKVQRTILMVGEISDIYVHSFQKMLSDPNYSIEELNAIANGYTRLLEQSNDVLTELKGVVNISTLSLSDKDRIDVVNSCYDAMTDYRNLVRYYTNKNIGVSYLRAKKKGETARVNALYGNPSDRYW; via the coding sequence ATGAAATCAAAAATCTTCATGTTGTGTATAAGCCTTGTGCTTTTCACTTCAAATATATCCGCTCAATGGACTGTCTGGGATCCGAGCAATTTTACTCAGAGCATTGTCAATACCAGTAAGCAGATCGTGCAGACCTCTTCGACTGCCAGTAATATGGTCAAAAATTTTCAGGAAGTTCAAAAGGTGTACAATCAGGGTAAACAGTACTACGATGCACTCAAAGCCGTAAACGGATTAGTAAAAGATGCCAAGAAGGTACAAAGAACCATACTGATGGTCGGTGAAATATCCGACATCTATGTACACAGCTTTCAAAAGATGCTTTCTGATCCCAATTACTCTATTGAAGAGCTTAATGCGATAGCCAATGGCTATACCCGTTTGTTAGAGCAAAGCAATGACGTACTGACCGAATTAAAAGGAGTGGTTAATATCAGTACCCTCTCTCTTTCCGATAAAGACCGAATCGATGTGGTGAATTCCTGTTATGATGCAATGACTGATTACCGGAATCTGGTTCGATATTATACAAACAAGAATATCGGAGTTTCTTACTTGCGTGCCAAGAAGAAAGGAGAAACAGCTCGGGTAAATGCTTTATACGGTAATCCATCAGATCGTTATTGGTAA
- the traJ gene encoding conjugative transposon protein TraJ encodes MDFDQFHQTLRTLYDQMMPLCGNMIGIAKGIAGLGALFYVAYRVWQSLSRAEPIDVYPLLRPFAIGLCIMFFPSVVLGTINSIMSPVVQGTNGMLQSETLDMQKYAEIKDKLEYEAMRRNPETAYLVDNGIFEEKLDQLGITDVGEIAGMYIERGLYQTKKWIREAFREILEIVFKAAALIIDVIRTFFLIVLSILGPLAFAISVWDGFQSTLTQWITRYISVYLWLPVSDLFSTILARLQSLMLQSDIERMQTDPNFSLDSSDAIYIVFLIIGIVGYFTIPTVAGWIISAGGMGNFGKNVNNTATKAGAMVGGVGGAAAGNITGRLKGR; translated from the coding sequence ATGGATTTTGATCAATTTCATCAAACCCTGCGAACGCTGTATGATCAGATGATGCCCTTATGTGGTAATATGATCGGTATCGCCAAAGGAATAGCAGGACTGGGAGCTTTGTTCTATGTGGCATACCGTGTATGGCAATCCCTGTCACGGGCTGAACCTATCGATGTTTATCCTCTTCTTCGTCCTTTTGCAATCGGTCTGTGTATCATGTTCTTTCCATCTGTGGTACTTGGAACAATCAACAGTATTATGAGTCCTGTGGTACAGGGGACAAACGGAATGCTTCAATCCGAAACACTGGATATGCAAAAATATGCGGAGATAAAAGACAAGCTGGAATACGAAGCCATGAGGCGTAATCCGGAAACTGCTTACTTGGTAGATAACGGGATCTTTGAAGAGAAGCTGGACCAGTTAGGTATTACCGATGTAGGTGAGATAGCAGGGATGTATATTGAACGGGGACTATATCAGACCAAGAAGTGGATACGTGAAGCTTTTCGGGAGATACTTGAAATTGTCTTTAAAGCAGCAGCATTGATTATTGATGTGATACGCACATTCTTTCTGATTGTCCTTTCTATTCTCGGTCCACTGGCTTTTGCTATTTCTGTCTGGGATGGTTTTCAATCGACACTCACACAATGGATCACACGGTATATTTCGGTTTACTTGTGGCTGCCTGTTTCCGATCTGTTCAGTACGATACTGGCAAGGCTTCAGTCCTTAATGCTCCAATCTGATATAGAACGTATGCAGACCGATCCGAATTTTTCTCTGGATAGTTCGGATGCCATTTACATAGTCTTCCTCATTATCGGGATTGTCGGATACTTCACGATACCGACTGTTGCCGGATGGATTATTTCGGCAGGTGGTATGGGCAATTTCGGGAAGAATGTAAACAATACAGCTACCAAAGCAGGAGCAATGGTGGGTGGTGTCGGAGGTGCTGCCGCCGGAAATATTACAGGTAGACTGAAAGGGCGGTAG
- the traK gene encoding conjugative transposon protein TraK, protein MEFKSLKNIESSFKQLRIFGIIFLCLCAAVTAYSVWSAYNFAEAQRQKIYVLDNGKSLMLALSQDLSQNRPVEAREHVRRFHELFFTLSPDKSAIESNIARALQLSDKSAFNYYKDLSEKGYYNRIISGNINQTIQIDSVNCNLDVYPYQVATYARQMIIRESNITERSLVTTCKLLNSVRSENNPHGFTIEAFEIRENKDLRVLDR, encoded by the coding sequence ATGGAATTTAAATCATTAAAAAATATCGAATCGAGCTTTAAGCAGCTCCGCATCTTCGGCATTATCTTTCTCTGTTTGTGTGCTGCTGTTACAGCTTATTCCGTTTGGAGTGCCTATAATTTTGCAGAAGCACAACGCCAGAAAATATATGTGTTGGATAACGGAAAATCTTTGATGCTAGCTCTTTCACAGGATTTGTCACAAAACCGTCCTGTGGAGGCACGTGAGCATGTCAGGCGTTTTCATGAACTGTTCTTTACCCTGTCTCCCGATAAGTCGGCTATTGAAAGTAATATCGCGAGAGCCTTACAGCTTTCGGATAAATCGGCTTTCAACTACTACAAAGACTTATCGGAAAAAGGATATTACAATCGAATCATCTCGGGAAATATAAACCAGACCATCCAGATAGACAGTGTCAACTGTAACCTCGATGTCTATCCGTATCAGGTAGCAACCTATGCCCGTCAGATGATAATCAGAGAAAGTAATATCACGGAACGAAGCCTTGTGACGACCTGTAAACTACTGAACTCTGTCCGATCGGAGAATAATCCTCATGGTTTTACGATTGAGGCTTTTGAGATCAGGGAGAATAAAGATTTAAGGGTTCTTGACCGATAA
- a CDS encoding TraL conjugative transposon family protein, whose product MKERIKELGYWLEDKLKDLCGEITPDKRLTVIIIMLLLFTILNLYFTFTAISNWGKQQERKEQLKIEHIKQLELEKSKFREWDFDYQETEPEIPDSTNNRINKSYGG is encoded by the coding sequence ATGAAAGAGAGAATAAAAGAACTGGGTTACTGGCTGGAAGACAAGCTAAAGGACCTCTGTGGAGAGATCACTCCCGATAAGCGACTGACTGTAATTATTATCATGCTTTTACTCTTTACTATCCTGAATCTGTATTTCACATTTACTGCCATCAGCAATTGGGGAAAGCAGCAGGAACGAAAGGAACAATTGAAGATTGAGCATATCAAGCAGTTGGAGCTGGAAAAATCAAAGTTTCGGGAATGGGATTTTGATTATCAGGAAACTGAACCGGAAATACCGGATAGTACTAACAATAGAATAAACAAATCATATGGCGGATAA
- the traM gene encoding conjugative transposon protein TraM has translation MADKPKLSEEQKQKLKKYAIYALMAIVCAGCIWLIISPSEKEKAKEQIGMGFNADIPDPKKDGIIGDKKDAYEQEQMQERQKERMQSLQGYADILENSKSERVTINLDDEPQQAVKKEKVPINNSVSAYRDINRTLGNFYEKPKNDPEKEEMKKKLMELEAKMLEKENTKSTIEEQLELMEKSYEMAAKYMPQAQSDPSSNNSNSLKSKIDNYGKDGSSKNGKSTVSPIHQIQKNTVSSLAQKTSNEELFQMYDQPRNAGFNTMGGEAGISIKNTISAVIHDDQTVVDGQTTRLRLTEPLMAGTILIPENTILTGVAKIQGERLDIQISSIEYQETIIPVEMVTYDSDGQKGIHIPGSLEMNAAKEIIANMGNSVGTSFTMTQSAGAQLSSDLSKGAIQGLSAYMQKKIRQVKVTLKSGYRVMLMPKQ, from the coding sequence ATGGCGGATAAACCAAAACTAAGTGAAGAGCAAAAACAAAAGCTAAAGAAATATGCGATTTACGCATTGATGGCGATTGTTTGTGCAGGATGTATTTGGCTGATTATCTCTCCATCGGAGAAAGAAAAAGCCAAAGAGCAGATAGGTATGGGCTTCAATGCCGATATACCTGATCCAAAGAAGGATGGGATTATTGGAGACAAGAAAGATGCCTACGAACAGGAACAGATGCAGGAACGGCAAAAAGAAAGGATGCAATCCTTACAGGGCTATGCTGATATACTGGAGAATTCAAAAAGTGAACGGGTGACTATCAATCTGGATGATGAACCTCAACAAGCAGTAAAGAAAGAAAAAGTACCAATCAATAATTCGGTATCTGCCTACAGGGATATCAATCGTACACTGGGTAATTTCTATGAAAAGCCAAAGAACGATCCAGAGAAGGAAGAGATGAAAAAGAAACTGATGGAACTGGAAGCCAAAATGCTGGAAAAGGAAAATACCAAAAGTACAATTGAAGAACAATTGGAATTAATGGAAAAATCCTATGAAATGGCGGCCAAGTATATGCCACAGGCACAATCCGATCCTTCTTCAAACAATTCGAATTCTTTGAAAAGTAAGATTGATAATTATGGGAAAGACGGTTCATCTAAAAATGGAAAGTCAACAGTCAGTCCTATCCATCAGATACAAAAGAATACGGTTTCATCACTGGCTCAGAAGACAAGTAATGAAGAGCTGTTCCAAATGTATGACCAACCCCGAAACGCAGGGTTTAATACAATGGGTGGTGAGGCTGGTATTTCGATAAAGAATACCATCTCTGCGGTTATCCATGATGACCAGACAGTTGTTGACGGTCAAACAACCCGTTTGCGATTGACTGAACCATTGATGGCAGGAACAATCCTTATTCCTGAAAATACAATCCTGACAGGAGTAGCTAAGATACAGGGTGAACGGTTGGATATACAAATATCCTCGATAGAATATCAGGAGACAATTATCCCTGTAGAGATGGTAACCTACGATAGTGACGGACAAAAAGGTATTCATATACCGGGATCATTGGAAATGAATGCTGCTAAAGAGATTATAGCCAATATGGGAAATAGTGTGGGAACAAGCTTTACCATGACACAGAGTGCAGGGGCACAGCTGAGTTCCGATTTGAGCAAAGGTGCTATACAGGGTTTGTCAGCTTATATGCAGAAGAAAATCAGACAGGTTAAAGTAACTCTCAAATCAGGCTATCGAGTAATGCTGATGCCTAAACAATGA